From Apium graveolens cultivar Ventura unplaced genomic scaffold, ASM990537v1 ctg771, whole genome shotgun sequence, one genomic window encodes:
- the LOC141704324 gene encoding uncharacterized protein LOC141704324, whose amino-acid sequence MPKNPDEFTEEQAEINARIAELLEMKEKGEFVPHGTEDVLTTALQTPEHAGRVRGVGGFVTSTAFFNLPKAKKTKITKAELLDQLERNQREMAELKALVNASNGHSPMFSDKSSYQVPVNKEGAADKRNVGVAVKPLSAKQLLVNDEDFVGFDPSPPSGKKGPQSCELALDCIENKVAFGTVFDDHEEMNVSVHGVPLKPGHVRVSVDGHIQPEASVPVPITGEIEVVRQAVGSHVAWPRELIIYPTVAKKKKEVLQGQSKRKDEL is encoded by the exons ATGCCAAAGAATCCTGATGAGTTTACTGAAGAGCAAGCGGAAATAAATGCGAGAATT GCTGAGTTACTTGAAATGAAGGAGAAGGGTGAATTTGTTCCACATGGAACAGAAGATGTGTTGACTACGGCACTTCAGACTCCTGAGCACGCAGGAAGGGTTCGAGGGGTTGGCGGCTTTGTCACTTCAACAGCATTCTTCAATTTGCCGAAAGCGAAAAAGACTAAAATTACCAAGGCAGAGTTGTTGGATCAGTTGGAAAGAAATCAGCGGGAGATGGCTGAACTTAAGGCCTTGGTTAATGCTTCGAATGGTCACTCTCCTATGTTCTCTGACAAATCAAGTTATCAAGTACCTGTTAATAAAGAGGGAGCTGCTGATAAGCGGAATGTTGGAGTTGCTGTTAAACCGCTGAGTGCCAAACAGTTGTTGGTAAATGATGAAGACTTTGTTGGTTTTGACCCCTCTCCTCCGAGCGGAAAGAAG GGTCCACAGTCATGTGAGCTTGCACTGGATTGCATAGAGAACAAGGTTGCTTTTGGAACAGTTTTTGATGATCACGAAGAGATGAATGTTTCAGTACACGGAGTGCCTCTAAAGCCCGGACATGTTCGTGTGTCGGTTGACGGACACATCCAGCCAGAGGCGTCGGTTCCAGTGCCCATAACTGGTGAAATTGAGGTTGTACGCCAAGCAGTTGGCTCTCACGTAGCATGGCCTCGTGAATTGATCATCTACCCAACTGTGGCG aaaaagaaaaaggaagtgTTGCAGGGGCAGTCTAAGCGGAAAGATGAGTTGTAG